Genomic segment of Drosophila ananassae strain 14024-0371.13 chromosome 2L, ASM1763931v2, whole genome shotgun sequence:
CCATTTCGGTATATCTCATCAGATCCAGCGAGGCATGTGGTTCGAGTTTAAAGTGTGTATCGTGTTCAGTCAGTGGCGTTAGAAAATCTAAACTAAATATGTCGGTGTACAAGAGACCAGCCAATCCCGGCCAGTCGTTCACCGTGAGACCCTGAAAAATAAGATTCTTATTAAATCTAGATTCTACAATTTCTGGGCAATGAATTTTCATTACCTTATTATCCCAAAATTCTTCTTCGCTTATCGACAGTCTGCCGATGACATGAGACGGATAATATTTCTCTAAAATATGGGCGGCCAGTTGTATAGCAATCTTGAATGCAAATAacccatttttattattacttttatAGAAAAAACTTCATTATCAACACATACCTTCAATTCTTTGGTATTTAACTTGATTCGTGACTTAACCTGAGAGGTCAAGGCCGTCTGCAGCTCCCTTCGCCGCTTCTCCAGCTTCTCGTGCAGTGTGCTCATCAGATCCTGCGCCTCGCGGTCCAGTGACAAGTAGGGTCCAGTTTTGCTGATCTGCGCCGAGAAGGGCCCAAAGCAGGCTTCGACAAACTGCAGAAAGTCCTGTTGAGGCTGAAGAACTACACGCTCGGTAGCATGTTGGTAGGCCTGCAGCTCGTCCAGTTCCATTTTAGCCTCTAGTGCTGCCAAAGCCTGCTCTGGTCGAATTATAAAGTAGTAGTCTAGAGCTAGTCCTGGTCCAGCGATCCGCTTCACTGCAATGCTATCCGAGGCCGGTATCCGTCCACATTTTTTGATGAAGAGATGGTAAGTAAGTGAGTCCCATACCAGGCGGAGGGAATAACGTAGAACTCCAACTATCGAAGAGttaaaagttaattaaaatcgaaaatgttggaaacaagAACTTTACCTATAAAGACGACTCCGGCCGCCAGTGGACATATCAATGTGGCCACCAGAACCGCAGCTAGTGGCTGCAGCAAGCCTTGAATAAGAAGATTCCAAATTAGAGCCTCTAACAGAATGCAGTAGCGATTCTTTGTGTTATCCGGAGCATCCAGGTCGTAAATGAGTATCATATAAATGTGCAGCAGGAGAACAAACACCGGAATCCACAGCGGAGCTGTGACAGCCAAGCCAATGCTCAGGAAACTGGTGGCCAGACAGATTAGCGGAAAAGCGAACAGTATGACAACAGTTCCCAGGAATCCTTTTACAAAGTAGTTCCAAGTTCGATTTAGGTTGCGAGTCAATCCTTTGCCAATAAATCCTGcatgtaaaatatataaatataaaattcataaaataaGTAATAGAGTAAAACCTACCCGTGTCTGGTTCCGTTTCGAAATGTGTGCGCGACTTTGATATGTGCCGCCAGAGCTCGATTAGGCGCGAGGCCATTGTTTGGGTGATGCTGGTCTTTCGCGGAAATAGCGTACCATTGATCTGTGAGAGCTCGAGGTCCGGCATAAAGGGCTTAACGCAACAGAGGGCTCTCAGTCCCAGGGGACTACACCAGGGCACAAGAATTCCGAGAAGATACATCATGTTCCAGGACCAGCACCAGATGCGCTGGACCATGTTTAGAAGGCGCCAGAAAGGCCAGCGTGTGCTGGTGGTCCGGATGACCTCCTTTTCAACCAGAAACACTGGCTGGCTGGGATCGGAGCGCGGGGTGACAATGCTGGTAGCCTGTTGGCTGATAACAGTCGGAATAACGTCGGACTGGCCCTGGAAATTGCGGCGAATTATCCATGACTGCGGCGACCAGATGCGACACGCCCACTGGAAACTACGCGTCGGTGTCTTAGCATTCTTCAGCTCTTTCAACAGAACGGGCTCGCGCTCCTTCATGAAGGCAAGATCTCGAGATAGGAAGTAGGCAGTTTGGTGTAAGTTGTGCTGGGCACACATCTTCAGGGCCTCCTCGTGGGCCGACCAGGCGCACTTGTACATCCTAGACTCCTCGGCACGCCGCAGCTTGGAACGCAGCCAGGGAGAGACACGCGATAGAACAGAGTGGTCATTGGCCAGGCACTTCTGGTGGTCCTCGCGCGTTCGCTTCACATCCTGCTGCACCTTGTCCACAGCCTTGTACATGATCACTACCGACTGAGCCTGCTGCACAAGCAGTTCGGGAACTCCAGCGCCCAGCTCCGCCAGCTTGGCATTGGTTATGATAGAGCTGTAGACCCGCTGCAGATACTCTCGCATCACCGCCTCGTTCAcctcctcctcgatctccTTGTCGTTTAGCTTCTTGGCCCGCAATTCGGCAATCAAACGTTCCCGAAAGTGTAGGAACCAGCCTCGCGTCTCCCTCTCCAAGATGCCGATCAGAATGGGGAGGGCCTTGCGCATAATGTCGCGGCAGAAGAGCCGCAGATCGATCTCCTGGCCCTTTGGAGTGAGAAACAGATATGGCACTGGCTGGCTCACATCACAGCTGTTGAAGTCGAATTTCTCCATCGTGGCGCGTCGCAGCATTTT
This window contains:
- the LOC6498841 gene encoding uncharacterized protein LOC6498841 isoform X1; the encoded protein is MPMTLPAATTAGATATTAATPAAATLSIATGAQMLRPQTLAGPEREPIEFNINLVGAPPEVEQLVEQIKSVAEQFLYHWKSFPIALPQPLAASGLNLTASNATNSVSSRKTRPINLRDLFIAPPFDELDAVASDGSGEPRRLTSAQLKTLRETGLQKDKYGKPKKLTLEQLETIRKNGEFDVPSLHFPGQVHKWRLSQLLQKGKLRAHDSFLSDLALAARFVVVTARARIFSHFFSIVHAVHGLLGAFTKLADMFIGVPALLAHNLDYKIKEERCRFLIAELVCRPEFEDCLDGLCSYVRKMLRRATMEKFDFNSCDVSQPVPYLFLTPKGQEIDLRLFCRDIMRKALPILIGILERETRGWFLHFRERLIAELRAKKLNDKEIEEEVNEAVMREYLQRVYSSIITNAKLAELGAGVPELLVQQAQSVVIMYKAVDKVQQDVKRTREDHQKCLANDHSVLSRVSPWLRSKLRRAEESRMYKCAWSAHEEALKMCAQHNLHQTAYFLSRDLAFMKEREPVLLKELKNAKTPTRSFQWACRIWSPQSWIIRRNFQGQSDVIPTVISQQATSIVTPRSDPSQPVFLVEKEVIRTTSTRWPFWRLLNMVQRIWCWSWNMMYLLGILVPWCSPLGLRALCCVKPFMPDLELSQINGTLFPRKTSITQTMASRLIELWRHISKSRTHFETEPDTGFIGKGLTRNLNRTWNYFVKGFLGTVVILFAFPLICLATSFLSIGLAVTAPLWIPVFVLLLHIYMILIYDLDAPDNTKNRYCILLEALIWNLLIQGLLQPLAAVLVATLICPLAAGVVFIVGVLRYSLRLVWDSLTYHLFIKKCGRIPASDSIAVKRIAGPGLALDYYFIIRPEQALAALEAKMELDELQAYQHATERVVLQPQQDFLQFVEACFGPFSAQISKTGPYLSLDREAQDLMSTLHEKLEKRRRELQTALTSQVKSRIKLNTKELKIAIQLAAHILEKYYPSHVIGRLSISEEEFWDNKGLTVNDWPGLAGLLYTDIFSLDFLTPLTEHDTHFKLEPHASLDLMRYTEMVKNATDVIGSKGLDLLGNVYAPRGNVQVHLPFLEVTAFNPRSRITLTFRKPEKRDMSVGLTTPRVRAHRAQQVPKAPQDAQKPWRPWKQQCSEKSVTEKLLIPLPVPHPVHIAIAIYNRDTEQPIPLDSELVWEILKSIEDCQGGDAMAVQAVSRYRGAVIESSNDSLASSSSIGSTRESGSGSVSGSALGNGTETLPCGNREVCTQVKVDAEPATNSSGFHWTLSNWGAAQTSRRRTNSNVRVDLASPEDISLDTDSSRAVFNNAYGTTV
- the LOC6498841 gene encoding uncharacterized protein LOC6498841 isoform X2; protein product: MPMTLPAATTAGATATTAATPAAATLSIATGAQMLRPQTLAGPEREPIEFNINLVGAPPEVEQLVEQIKSVAEQFLYHWKSFPIALPQPLAASGLNLTASNATNSVSSRKTRPINLRDLFIAPPFDELDAVASDGSGEPRRLTSAQLKTLRETGEFDVPSLHFPGQVHKWRLSQLLQKGKLRAHDSFLSDLALAARFVVVTARARIFSHFFSIVHAVHGLLGAFTKLADMFIGVPALLAHNLDYKIKEERCRFLIAELVCRPEFEDCLDGLCSYVRKMLRRATMEKFDFNSCDVSQPVPYLFLTPKGQEIDLRLFCRDIMRKALPILIGILERETRGWFLHFRERLIAELRAKKLNDKEIEEEVNEAVMREYLQRVYSSIITNAKLAELGAGVPELLVQQAQSVVIMYKAVDKVQQDVKRTREDHQKCLANDHSVLSRVSPWLRSKLRRAEESRMYKCAWSAHEEALKMCAQHNLHQTAYFLSRDLAFMKEREPVLLKELKNAKTPTRSFQWACRIWSPQSWIIRRNFQGQSDVIPTVISQQATSIVTPRSDPSQPVFLVEKEVIRTTSTRWPFWRLLNMVQRIWCWSWNMMYLLGILVPWCSPLGLRALCCVKPFMPDLELSQINGTLFPRKTSITQTMASRLIELWRHISKSRTHFETEPDTGFIGKGLTRNLNRTWNYFVKGFLGTVVILFAFPLICLATSFLSIGLAVTAPLWIPVFVLLLHIYMILIYDLDAPDNTKNRYCILLEALIWNLLIQGLLQPLAAVLVATLICPLAAGVVFIVGVLRYSLRLVWDSLTYHLFIKKCGRIPASDSIAVKRIAGPGLALDYYFIIRPEQALAALEAKMELDELQAYQHATERVVLQPQQDFLQFVEACFGPFSAQISKTGPYLSLDREAQDLMSTLHEKLEKRRRELQTALTSQVKSRIKLNTKELKIAIQLAAHILEKYYPSHVIGRLSISEEEFWDNKGLTVNDWPGLAGLLYTDIFSLDFLTPLTEHDTHFKLEPHASLDLMRYTEMVKNATDVIGSKGLDLLGNVYAPRGNVQVHLPFLEVTAFNPRSRITLTFRKPEKRDMSVGLTTPRVRAHRAQQVPKAPQDAQKPWRPWKQQCSEKSVTEKLLIPLPVPHPVHIAIAIYNRDTEQPIPLDSELVWEILKSIEDCQGGDAMAVQAVSRYRGAVIESSNDSLASSSSIGSTRESGSGSVSGSALGNGTETLPCGNREVCTQVKVDAEPATNSSGFHWTLSNWGAAQTSRRRTNSNVRVDLASPEDISLDTDSSRAVFNNAYGTTV